The Nocardia sp. BMG51109 nucleotide sequence GCCAACCGGTCGGCCCAGCCGCGGTGCCCACCGCGGCCGTCGGGGTCCCCGATACCCTCGGTCTGGCTGTCACCGAGCGCGACGAAGCGCCTGATCGGCTGCGCTGCTATGGAATCCGACGTCACCTTCAACCTCCCGCACGCCCTGACGGCGAGCACATAGTACGACGGTTGAGGAAACGAGGAGCATCCACGAGCGGACGTGGTCAGAGCAGTTCCAGCTCCGTCTCCCGGAGATCGTTCGGGAACACGTAGCGGCGCATCGCCCAGAACCGGAACGCCATCGCCAGCAGCACCCCGAGGATCTGCCCGGTCAGGAAGTTGGCCACCGCCTGGGTCGGCGCGGCGACGTGCGGCACCCGGATATCGAAGACGTACAGCGAGATCGCCTGCGGGACCAGCGTGACGCCCATGGACAGCGCACTCACGGCGAAGAACAGCGCCGCCTCGTGATGCCGCTGCCGCCCGCCGCGAGAGCTGAACGACCACTCCCGGTTGAGGATGTAGGACACGATGGTGGCGATCAGGACGCCGAATGCCCGCGCGGTGAGCGGCTTGTCCTGCAGCACGGTCAGTTTCAACGTGTACACGACGCCGGTATCGACGAACCAGGTGAGGGCCCCGACCACCGCGAACTTCATCAGCTCCT carries:
- a CDS encoding GtrA family protein, with amino-acid sequence MSFVQPVLDRLPEAYRAVLVRHQELMKFAVVGALTWFVDTGVVYTLKLTVLQDKPLTARAFGVLIATIVSYILNREWSFSSRGGRQRHHEAALFFAVSALSMGVTLVPQAISLYVFDIRVPHVAAPTQAVANFLTGQILGVLLAMAFRFWAMRRYVFPNDLRETELELL